A segment of the Pseudomonadota bacterium genome:
AATCTACACGGGCCGCCGTTGGTTTACAGTCCGTCGCGGGCGCGGATTGACGGAACTGTGAAGCAGTACCGTAATACGTTCCGGTGAAACATTCAGTAACACTTCGGAACGGCCGCTACAGGCCGGTTACCCCAAATGGTAGCCGAAGATTTGTCCCGCCGCACGCCAATCCGCCAGTAGCGAGGCTCACCGCATCCACGGCACAATCGTCGCCCATCGGCCACCGCGCTACCGAGTTGGGATCCATGAATACTCGCCACGCTTGCCGCAACGAGCGCGGCAGCCTCTCTCCCGCAGTCCTGGGGTGGATCCTGCTGGGTGCGGGCGTCCTCATCAATCGCTGGACGCTAGGCCTGCTGGCGCCTGACGGCCATATCGACGGCGAGTGGCGCAACGCCCAGATCGCCGGCTTCCAGGCACTGCTGATCCTGGCCGGCCTGCTACTGGCCGTGCCCGCCTTGCGGGCTTGGTCCAATCGCAACGGCCGCACCCGGGCACTGGCGGCGGTGGCCGTACCAGCCTTGGCGACGCTGATCATGTACAGCGGTTTCGGCGTCTACCTGTACCTCTCCGGCCATCAACACACCATCGATCTCAGCCGCGTGGGCACTGCCACCCCCGAACAGCTGCAATGGGCGGAAGACATCCGCAAACGGGGCTGGGAAGTGGCCCTGAAAAACGGCTGGTTCGACATCGAGAAAGCCAAGCGGGACGGCTTCGAACTGCAATGGTCGGACACCGAGCACTACGTCAATCGCGAGTACCTGTTCGACGACGAGGTGCTGAACATCGAGAAGCCGGAATTCCTCCTGTACCTCGATTCCCCGCGCGGTAAATTGCTGGTGGGGTACATGTTCTTCACGCGCAAACTCGAGGATCACGGCCCGACGCCGTTCGGTCCCTTGGGCGCATGGCATTTTCATCCCTGGCCCGGGCGCGGCTACTGCGCGATCGACGAGATGCTGGTGGTTTCGCGGCCGGATGAGCAAGGCCACTGCGCGGAAGGCGTGAGGGTCGACCGCAGCGCCGAGATGCTGCACGTCTACCTCATCGAGCACCCGCTGGGCACCTTCGCAGACGCCATGGTGTTCTCCAATGGCAACGCTCGTTTCAGCATCGCCTGGGTGCATCCCATCCTCGTCCACTTCACGATCGCCCTGCTGCTGCTGGCCGTGGTGCTGGATGTCATCGGCTGGCTGGCGCGTCGAGAGTTCCTGCATCGCGTGGCATTCGTCAACCTGGCGGTGGTGGCCGTCATCACGCTGGGCACGATGGCGGCGGGCATGGCCGCGGAAATGAATGTGCAGATGACCGAATCCGACCATGCGACCCTGCACACCCATAAGTATTTCGCGTTTTCGGTGGTGGCGGTGGTGATCGTGCTCGCGCTGTGGCGCAGCGCCCTGGGCGGCAGGTTTCCGCGCCGCGCCGCGCCGCTTTACCTGGTGCTGGCGCTGAGCGCGGCCGGTCTGACCGTAACCACCGCTTATTGGGGCGGCGAACTGGTCTACCGTCACGGTGTATCGGTCGCCGCCATCGACAAGTTCGCGTTCGAGAATTACATGCGCCAGGTTGATCGCGCACTTGGACGCCCGCCGTCACCCTGACATGACCGCAACCGGCGA
Coding sequences within it:
- a CDS encoding DUF2231 domain-containing protein codes for the protein MKHSVTLRNGRYRPVTPNGSRRFVPPHANPPVARLTASTAQSSPIGHRATELGSMNTRHACRNERGSLSPAVLGWILLGAGVLINRWTLGLLAPDGHIDGEWRNAQIAGFQALLILAGLLLAVPALRAWSNRNGRTRALAAVAVPALATLIMYSGFGVYLYLSGHQHTIDLSRVGTATPEQLQWAEDIRKRGWEVALKNGWFDIEKAKRDGFELQWSDTEHYVNREYLFDDEVLNIEKPEFLLYLDSPRGKLLVGYMFFTRKLEDHGPTPFGPLGAWHFHPWPGRGYCAIDEMLVVSRPDEQGHCAEGVRVDRSAEMLHVYLIEHPLGTFADAMVFSNGNARFSIAWVHPILVHFTIALLLLAVVLDVIGWLARREFLHRVAFVNLAVVAVITLGTMAAGMAAEMNVQMTESDHATLHTHKYFAFSVVAVVIVLALWRSALGGRFPRRAAPLYLVLALSAAGLTVTTAYWGGELVYRHGVSVAAIDKFAFENYMRQVDRALGRPPSP